In Terriglobia bacterium, the genomic stretch GCCTCCATTAACATCAGCATGGAACCCTTTCGTGCCTTTGTCGCCGACCTCCTTCCGGAAGAGCAGCGGACCAGCGGATTCGCCATGCAGAGCCTCTTCATCGGGCTGGGAGCGGTGGTGGCCTCGGCGCTGCCGTGGGTGATGAGCAGGGTGTTCGCGGTTCAAAGCAACGTCTCCGCTGGGAACGCCATCCCGCTCACGGTGAGACTTTCATTTTACATTGGAGCCGCCGCATTTTTTGGGGCTGTCCTTTGGACCATCACAACGACCAAGGAGTATCCCCCCGAGGATCTGGCTGTGTTCCAAGCCAGGAAGGCAGAAAAACGCGGACTTGCGGCAAATGCGAGTGAAATTCTGAGCTCGATCTCGGGCATGCCGACGACAATGCGTCAACTGGCATGGGTGCAGATCTGCACCTGGCTGGGCCTGTTTTGCATGTGGCTCTATTTTCCTGTCGCGGTGGCTCGCAACGTTTTTGGCGCCGCGAGCGAAACCGCGCCCATTTACACCCGGGGGGTCGAATGGGCCGGCATTTGTTTCGCGGTGTACTCCGCGGTCTGCTTCGGCTTTTCGTTTCTTTTGCCCACCCTTGCCGGGAAGATTGGGCGCAAAATGACACACACCCTTTGCCTTTGTTGTGGCGGGGCCGGGCTGCTTTCGGTTTCCTTCATCCACAATCAATATCTCTTGCTTTTCTCCATGCTGGGAGTGGGCATCGCCTGGGCGAGCATTCTGGCCATGCCCTATGCGATCCTGGCGGGGTCGCTGCCTGCCGAAAAGATGGGTGTCTATATGGGCATCTTCAACTTCTTCATTGTGATCCCGGAGATCATTGCCTCGCTCGGCCTGGGCTGGATCATGAGCCACCTCCTCAACAATAATCGACTGCTGGCAGTGGTGGCGGGGGGCGTGTTTCTGGTGGTGGCGGCTGTGCTGATGCAGCGGGTGAGAGATGTTACCGCAGAGCAGGAGAGGACAGCCACGCTGGCTGTTAAGGCCGTCGGCTGAATCAAACTCGTAAGATCGATGATGATCAGATGTAGTGACACTCGTCGTCCCAATTAATTAATGTTGAGTTGCCCAAGCTCTGGTAGCCGTGATCCCGTTTTTGGGGATCGCGGGATTTTTCCGTGCCGATCACAAAAGCCCGTGATCCGCGGAAAGGCGAGCGGATCACGGCTACCAAAGCAAGCCACCTCATGAGATGCTGTCATCCGTCACTATGAGCTCTCATCTTCAGGAATTCTCTCCTGCATCAATTATCAACTGCGAAGAGGCCCTAACATGAAACGCCAGATCCCCTCTCAGAGGTGGGCTCTCCTCTTACTGTTTCTTGCCCTTTTGATTGCGGTGGGCCAAAGCATTGCCGCCAGCCCTCAACCGGTGGGGGGGCCGGAAGTCCTCAAGGTGGAACCTCCCAACTGGTGGACCGGCCATTCGATCAATCCGGTGCGGGTGCTGATCCGTGGACAAAATTTGGCCGGGGCCAAGGTCGAAGGCTCAACGGCGGGGATTCAGATCAGTGCAACGAGGGTCAATGACGCAGGCACCTACGTTTTCGTCGATGTCCTGATTGATGCGAAGGCAGCCCCGGGTTCGTATCCATTGAAGGTTGTCACGGGACAGGGATCTGCTCTGGCTCCCTTTGAAGTTCTAGCCCGGCTGTCGCGTAACGGGCGCTTCCAGGGCTTTTCACCCGATGACGTGATCTATTTGATTATGCCGGACCGCTTTTCCGATGGCGATCCGTCCAATGATGATCCGGCTGTTTCCCGCGGTCTGCTCAATCGCCAGAAGCCTCGTTACTATCATGGCGGCGATCTTCAGGGGATCATCAACCACCTCCCCTATCTCAAGGACCTCGGCGTGACCGCTCTATGGATGAATCCAATTTACGATAACGTCAACCATCTTAATGAACGCGAAAAATATGATAACGAGCCGATCACCGATTATCACGGCTATGGTGCGGTCGATTTTTACGGGGTAGAAGAGCATTTCGGCGACATGACCAAACTGCGCGAACTGGTCGAGGCCGCGCACCGGCTCGGGATTAAGGTCATTCAGGACCAAGTGGCGAACCACACGGGGCCTTATCATCCCTGGGTCAAAGATTCTCCGACACCCACCTGGTACAATGGGACGGAAGCCCATCACCTCAACGAAACCTGGCAGACTTGGACCCTGGCAGATCTTCACGCCACGCCCCCGGTCCAGGATTCAATCCTGAGAGGCTGGTTCGTTGATATCCTGCCGGACTTGAACCAAGACGATCCCGAGACCTCACGTTACCTCATCCAAAATACCCTGTGGTGGCTGGGGATGACAGGATTCGATGGGATTCGCCAGGATACGCTTCCGTATGTCCCGCGCCGCTTCTGGCGTGATTGGATGGCGGCGATTAAACGGGAATACCCCCGAGTGAAGGTCGTCGGTGAAATGTGGGATGGGGACGCCTCCCTGGTTTCCTTTTTCCAGGGGGGGAAAGCGCGCTTCGACGGAGTGGACTCCGGGGTAGATGGACTCTTTGACTTCCCTTTGTACTACCCCCTCCGCCGGGCCTTCGCCGAAGGCAAACCTCTTCGGGATCTCGCGGCTGTCCTGGCCCGCGATTACCTTTACACCAATCCCGATATGCTGGTCACCTTCCTCGGACTGCACGATGTGGCCCGATTCATGAACGAACCCGGGGCCAATGTTGAGGGGATGAATCTGGCCTTCACATTTCTCATGACCGCGCGCGGGATTCCCATGATCTACTACGGCGACGAAATCGGAATGCACGGGGGAAACGATCCCGACAACCGTCGCGACTTTCCGGGCGGATGGCCGGGCGACCCGCATAATGCATTCGAGACCGCGGGCCGTACGCCCGACGAGCAGGCGGTCTTTGACCACCTCCGGCGATTGACGCACTTGCGCTCGGAAATCGAGCCTCTGCGGCGCGGAAGGATGGTCAATCTGGCAGGGAGCGAACAAACGTGGGCTTACGCACGAATGACCGAGAAGGCCGCTGCCATTGTGATCTTCAACAATGATGCCAAGCCGGCGACGGTTGAGTTTCCTATTTATCCCACCGGCCTTGCGAACGGAACTGCCCTTGAAGACCGGCTGGGCAGGAATCCCGATGTAAAGGTGGAGGGCGGGATGATGAAATTGAATCTCCCTCCGAGATCAGCGGGTATCTACACAGTCAAGCCCCAATGATGTCTGGGAAATCGGTTGTGGCCACAGAGACATGGTGACAGGGAGGCAGGCAAGCATGATGAATCGAATTCGGCGTTTCTGTCGGGCGAGGATTTTCATCGCCGTACGTGACTGGCCTGTGACACGCTTAAATCCCCAGCAGCGAGAAAGGGAGCACCGAAGATCGCGAAGCTTCCGGCAGGTCGGTCAGACCCTGTCCCTCCTCCTGCTCTTGACCGTCCCGGCGCTGGCCCAGTGGCAGTCCGTTGGAAATTTCAAATCCGTCAAGCGCGAAGCCGACCGCATCACCCTCGACTGCCAGAATGCTGAAGTGCAGATCACCTCTCTGGCCGCGGATTTGATCCGGGTGCGCATGACGCCGGGCCATGTGTTTGGCCGGGACGAGAGCTGGGCGGTTGTGAAAAGTGACTGGCCCCGGGTTCCGATCGAGATTACAGAAGGCCGCGACAGGATTCGCCTCGCCACGGCGGAGATATCAGTCGAAGTGACCAAGGCAGCCTGCCGCATCACCTTTCGCGACAAGAGCGGGACCCTCATCAATCAGGATGATCCCGGGAAAGGCATGGGCTGGGAGGGGAAGGAGGTCCGCGCCTGGAAGGTAATGCCGGCGGATGAGTATTATTATGGTCTGGGCGAAAAGGCCGGGTCGTTGGAACACAACCATCAGGCCTTTGTCAATTGGAACACCGACGCATACGGGTACCGTTGGGGAACGGATCCCATCTATCAAACGATCCCATTCCTGCTCGCCCTTCGCGAGGGGCGAAGCTACGGAATTTTTTTTGACAACACCTACCGTTCCACCTTTGACCTCGGAAAATCGCGGCGTGACCAGTACGCGTTTGGAGCCGAGGGGGGCGAACTCAATTATTACTTTTTTTATGGTCCCCATCCGAAGAAGGTCATCGAAAGATACACCGATCTCATTGGCCGGATGCCGCTGCCGCCGCGATGGGCGCTGGGGTATCAGCAAAGCCGCTATAGCTATGAGCCGGAAAGCCGTGTCCGGGAGATCGTCAATAACTTTCGCCAACGGGGCATTCCTTGCGATGTCATTTACCTGGACATTGATTACATGGACGGCTATCGCATCTTTACGGTCGATCCGAAGAAGTTTCCGCATTTCCGTGAAATGATTTCCGAATTTGCAGACCTTGGCATCAAAGTCGTCACCATCATTGATCCCGGAGTCAAACAGGAGCCGGGCTATTGGGTGTACGACGAAGGGGTGAAAGGAAGCCACTTCGTCACCATGCCCGATGGAAAGTTTTTTGCCGGCAATGTGTGGCCCGGCCAGTGCGTGTTTCCCGATTTCACCCGTGGCGCCACGCGGACGTGGTGGGGAGGGCTTTACAAAGGGCTTGTGGATGCGGGGGTCAAGGGGTTCTGGAATGACATGAATGAGCCGGCGGTTTTTGCCAAGACCGACGATCAGACGGCTCGAACGATGCCCTTGGACGCGGTCCACGATGACAACGGCCAGAACTCCAGCCATCGCAAGTCACACAATGTTTATGGAATGTTGATGGCTCGCGCGACGTTTGAGGGAGTCCAAGCCCTGCGGCCCGACGAAAGGCCGTTCGTGTTGACGCGCGCGTCCTTTGCGGGTGGCCAGCGCTATGCCGCGACGTGGACCGGAGATAACAGCAGCGATTGGGGGCATCTTCATTTGTGGCTTCCCATGACCTTGAACCTGGGATTGTCGGGCCAACCCTTCGCCGGTCCCGATATTGGAGGCTTTGCGGGAAATCCCTCCGCCGAGTTGTACACCCGCTTTATGGAGGCGGGCGCATTCAGTCCGTTTATGCGGGAACACTCAGACAAGGGGACCCGCGACCGGGAGCCATGGTCCTACGGCCCCGAATATGAGGCGATCAATCGCCGCTACATCCAGACCCGTTACCGGCTCATGCCCTACATTTATTCGGCGTTCGAAGAGGCCGCGCGGACCGGCCTGCCGGTGATGCGGCCGCTCTTTCTGGAATTTCCATACGACCCCAAAACCTACCGCATGGACACAGAGTACTTTTTTGGCCCGGACTTGATTGTGGCGCCGGTCCTCAATGAGGGTGAGAGACGCCGTTCGATTTATCTTCCGGCCGGGGACTGGTTCAACTTCTGGACTGGAGAAAAACTGACCGGGCCGGCGGATATCAAGCTGGAAGCCCCCCTCGACCTGTTGCCCGTCTTTGCCCGCGGGGGCGCTATCATCCCGGTCCAGCAGGAATTGCAGTATACCGATGAGGCCCCGATCGATCCGCTGACGCTGGAAATTTTTCCGGACGCCGATTCCAACGGATCGCTCTATGAAGATGATGGATCGAGTTATGAGTATCAACAGGGGAAGACAGCGCGCACCCATTACCATTGCCGGTCCACGACGGAGCAAATCGTTCTCGAGATTGGGAACCGGCAAGGGGGCTATGTGCCGGCCCGGAGGTCCTATCAGCTGAAGTTCAACGCCATGGACGGCGCCCCGAAAAAGATTCAATTGGCCGGACGTGATCTTCCCCGGGTCAGAAACCTCGGGGAGCTTCGCCAGCGGGAGAGCGGCTGGACCTATGACAGCGTGATGAAAACCGTCTGGGTCAAGTTTCCTGATGACCCATCAGCCAGGACCGTGGTCCTGGTGAAGTGATTCCGTGAGTACATTTTCCTTGGGCCTTAGAAGTTTATCCTTTCAAAGTATCCGCACTTGGGTAAATTTCCGGCGACCGAGGGTCCAATCCTCATACCCTTGGCGGTCTTTGCGGTTGATTGTCGCGCACACACTTTTTCGAAATCCCCCGAAAACTGAATTCCCTGATCCAAACCACTAACTCAGGAATGAATTCCTCCCCATGATCTTGACCGGTTCGGTTGATGTCGGTTTAGCGTCTTTGCCGGCGTGGGCCGTTCGCGACGAGGTCCTGGCGCGAAGGCTCATCCAAATGAAGATCAAGGATTATCAGCTGCGCCGCTTTGTTGCAGTGGTTTCACTCCGCCAGTGTCTGTCTTCTGCGGCCAGGGTCTTTGTTTCGTTCATTCTGGCCCAGAAGCTGAGGCTCCAGGAGATGGCTGCGGGAGTCCCCCCTCCCAGGTAGATCGTTGCCTTTTGAAGTGGCGCCGGATGACTCTCAGGGGGGCATGCGGCGCTCCTTCCGAATGCGGATTTTGGATTTCGGAATGCGGGTTTGTGAAAGAAATTTTTACCCTCTTGACATAGGTTTTGGCGTGAACTATATTTTCCGTTTCATTCACTACGAATTTATAAGCTGAGTAAGAGCCATTCTTGAGTAGCATCGCTCGGACCCATACAAGCTCAGGGCTTCAGGTTACACAAAACTATTCACCATTCTTGAATCTCTTATATCAGCCCGATCACCAATCTTCCCGCTTTTAATCCGGTGCTGAGGAATGCTGCCGACAACCGAGAGTCAATGTGTGAAGAGAGTTGTCGGAAGGGATGGGTCGGGGGGTGCCGGTGCGGGTGCGACGGCCCACGGAGGCGTCGCTGAGTGCCTCGATCCGACCACCCCGCAGTGATGAGTTTGTCCCTGAATTGTCTGGCCGCATGCCAGACGGAGTGAAGAGTGCTATGGCAGAATCAACGGACGCGACTGTCCTCGGTCAGAATTCGAAGCCGGAAGTGAAGCCGGCCCCTGGAAAACCCGTCGCTAAGCCGACCAAGGCCGAGGCTGGCGGGGGGGAAGACGAGATCCTCGGAAAGCGGCGCCGCATCATCTGGGCGTGCATCGTCGGCTATCTGGGTGTCAGCTTTTTGATGTTCCTGCGTTTTTTCTTCCCTCGCGCCCTGTTTGAGCCCAGCACCATCTTCAAGGTCGGTTACCCCTCGGACTTCGCCATCGGGGTCGATACCAAGTTCCAGAAAGCCTACCGGATTGCCGTGGTGAAGGAGCCGGAGCGGTTGTTTGTCATCTTTTTGAAATGCACGCATCTCGGCTGTACGCCTGATTGGAAGCCTGCGGAAGATAAATTCAAGTGCCCGTGTCACGGGAGCGGCTACACCAGCGAAGGAGTCAACTTCGAAGGCCCTGCGCCTCGCCCGATGGACCGCGCCCGGGTGGAGCTGGATGCGGAGGGGCAGATCGTGGTGGATACCGGAAAACTGTATTCCTGGTTCAAGGGCCAACCCTCTCAATTCAATGACCCGGGGGCTTTTCTCGCAGTTTGATTTCAGCGCGCGGAAATCCCCATTATGTCTGGGTCTTGAAATCCAATTTCGGTGGAGTGATTGATGGCAGAGGAAAACGGAAACGGCAAAGGTCAAAAGAGACTGACTGCAGTCCTGGAGAAGGTCAAGGGAGATACCAAGGCCCTCCAGGAAAAGGCCGCCGAAGAGATCAAAAGTTACAAGGAATATGACCGGACTCAAGTCTACAAGTCCGTCTTCCGGGTCAAGCATGACGACACGCCCCGCGGCCGCGCCCTGGGGATTCTGACCAACGTTTTTCTCCACCTCCATCCCGCCAAGATCAACCGTGATGCCGTACGTTACAGTTATACCTGGGGAATGGGAGGCATCTCCTTCTACCTTTTCATTGTGCTGACCTTCACCGGGGTGCTGCTGATGTTTTATTATCACCCCACCAAGGGTCAGGCCTTCCGAGACATTCTTTATTTGGAAGCTGATGTTCCCTTCGGAAACCTCTTGCGCAATATGCACCGCTGGGCGGCGCATTTGATGGTGATTACGGTTTGGCTCCACATGTTCCGCGTCTTCCTCACCGGGTCGTACAAGAAACCGCGTGAGTTTAACTGGGTGGTGGGGGTAGTGCTCATGTTGCTCACCCTGCTGCTTTCGTTTACGGGATACCTCTTGCCGGACGACCAATTGGGGTTTTGGGCCGTCACCGTGGGGACGAACATGGCCCGCGCCACTCCCCTTCTCGGAAATGAAGGACCGTTCGGCCCGCAATTGGGCATGAACCCCTTCAATGACGTTCGATTTGCCCTGTTGGGGGGATCGATCGTGGATGCCAACGCGTTGCTGCGGTCCTACATCTGGCATTGCATCGGGATTCCCATCCTCATCTCGATTTTCATGGCCGTGCATTTCTGGCGCGTTCGAAAGGACGGCGGCATCTCCGGACCGGCACCGGTCATGCTGGAGTCCGAGATCAAGGAACTGAAAAGGGGCGCCGTGTCTGCGCCGCTCAAGGCGGGAGGACATTAATGGATTGGCATCAGATCTGGGAGATCGCGTCGACACCGGACAATGTTCCGATTGTGGCGCTCCTGTTTCTCGTTCCTTTTTACACCTGGTATGCCTTCCGCCAGGCGCGCGCCAACGATCGCCTGATCGGGGCATTGGAAACGGACCCCCAGATGGCCAAGACCCATCATCGAAAGACATTCCCTTTCAAACAGGAATGGCCGCGAGAGGTGCA encodes the following:
- a CDS encoding MFS transporter — translated: MSFGFLGIQFGWGLQMANMSAIYEYLGAKADQIPILWLAAPLTGLIVQPIIGNMSDRTWGRLGRRRPYFLTGAILSSLALILMPNSSALWMAAGLLWILDASINISMEPFRAFVADLLPEEQRTSGFAMQSLFIGLGAVVASALPWVMSRVFAVQSNVSAGNAIPLTVRLSFYIGAAAFFGAVLWTITTTKEYPPEDLAVFQARKAEKRGLAANASEILSSISGMPTTMRQLAWVQICTWLGLFCMWLYFPVAVARNVFGAASETAPIYTRGVEWAGICFAVYSAVCFGFSFLLPTLAGKIGRKMTHTLCLCCGGAGLLSVSFIHNQYLLLFSMLGVGIAWASILAMPYAILAGSLPAEKMGVYMGIFNFFIVIPEIIASLGLGWIMSHLLNNNRLLAVVAGGVFLVVAAVLMQRVRDVTAEQERTATLAVKAVG
- a CDS encoding cyclomaltodextrinase N-terminal domain-containing protein yields the protein MKRQIPSQRWALLLLFLALLIAVGQSIAASPQPVGGPEVLKVEPPNWWTGHSINPVRVLIRGQNLAGAKVEGSTAGIQISATRVNDAGTYVFVDVLIDAKAAPGSYPLKVVTGQGSALAPFEVLARLSRNGRFQGFSPDDVIYLIMPDRFSDGDPSNDDPAVSRGLLNRQKPRYYHGGDLQGIINHLPYLKDLGVTALWMNPIYDNVNHLNEREKYDNEPITDYHGYGAVDFYGVEEHFGDMTKLRELVEAAHRLGIKVIQDQVANHTGPYHPWVKDSPTPTWYNGTEAHHLNETWQTWTLADLHATPPVQDSILRGWFVDILPDLNQDDPETSRYLIQNTLWWLGMTGFDGIRQDTLPYVPRRFWRDWMAAIKREYPRVKVVGEMWDGDASLVSFFQGGKARFDGVDSGVDGLFDFPLYYPLRRAFAEGKPLRDLAAVLARDYLYTNPDMLVTFLGLHDVARFMNEPGANVEGMNLAFTFLMTARGIPMIYYGDEIGMHGGNDPDNRRDFPGGWPGDPHNAFETAGRTPDEQAVFDHLRRLTHLRSEIEPLRRGRMVNLAGSEQTWAYARMTEKAAAIVIFNNDAKPATVEFPIYPTGLANGTALEDRLGRNPDVKVEGGMMKLNLPPRSAGIYTVKPQ
- a CDS encoding glycoside hydrolase family 31 protein codes for the protein MMNRIRRFCRARIFIAVRDWPVTRLNPQQREREHRRSRSFRQVGQTLSLLLLLTVPALAQWQSVGNFKSVKREADRITLDCQNAEVQITSLAADLIRVRMTPGHVFGRDESWAVVKSDWPRVPIEITEGRDRIRLATAEISVEVTKAACRITFRDKSGTLINQDDPGKGMGWEGKEVRAWKVMPADEYYYGLGEKAGSLEHNHQAFVNWNTDAYGYRWGTDPIYQTIPFLLALREGRSYGIFFDNTYRSTFDLGKSRRDQYAFGAEGGELNYYFFYGPHPKKVIERYTDLIGRMPLPPRWALGYQQSRYSYEPESRVREIVNNFRQRGIPCDVIYLDIDYMDGYRIFTVDPKKFPHFREMISEFADLGIKVVTIIDPGVKQEPGYWVYDEGVKGSHFVTMPDGKFFAGNVWPGQCVFPDFTRGATRTWWGGLYKGLVDAGVKGFWNDMNEPAVFAKTDDQTARTMPLDAVHDDNGQNSSHRKSHNVYGMLMARATFEGVQALRPDERPFVLTRASFAGGQRYAATWTGDNSSDWGHLHLWLPMTLNLGLSGQPFAGPDIGGFAGNPSAELYTRFMEAGAFSPFMREHSDKGTRDREPWSYGPEYEAINRRYIQTRYRLMPYIYSAFEEAARTGLPVMRPLFLEFPYDPKTYRMDTEYFFGPDLIVAPVLNEGERRRSIYLPAGDWFNFWTGEKLTGPADIKLEAPLDLLPVFARGGAIIPVQQELQYTDEAPIDPLTLEIFPDADSNGSLYEDDGSSYEYQQGKTARTHYHCRSTTEQIVLEIGNRQGGYVPARRSYQLKFNAMDGAPKKIQLAGRDLPRVRNLGELRQRESGWTYDSVMKTVWVKFPDDPSARTVVLVK
- a CDS encoding Rieske 2Fe-2S domain-containing protein is translated as MAESTDATVLGQNSKPEVKPAPGKPVAKPTKAEAGGGEDEILGKRRRIIWACIVGYLGVSFLMFLRFFFPRALFEPSTIFKVGYPSDFAIGVDTKFQKAYRIAVVKEPERLFVIFLKCTHLGCTPDWKPAEDKFKCPCHGSGYTSEGVNFEGPAPRPMDRARVELDAEGQIVVDTGKLYSWFKGQPSQFNDPGAFLAV
- a CDS encoding cytochrome b N-terminal domain-containing protein, giving the protein MAEENGNGKGQKRLTAVLEKVKGDTKALQEKAAEEIKSYKEYDRTQVYKSVFRVKHDDTPRGRALGILTNVFLHLHPAKINRDAVRYSYTWGMGGISFYLFIVLTFTGVLLMFYYHPTKGQAFRDILYLEADVPFGNLLRNMHRWAAHLMVITVWLHMFRVFLTGSYKKPREFNWVVGVVLMLLTLLLSFTGYLLPDDQLGFWAVTVGTNMARATPLLGNEGPFGPQLGMNPFNDVRFALLGGSIVDANALLRSYIWHCIGIPILISIFMAVHFWRVRKDGGISGPAPVMLESEIKELKRGAVSAPLKAGGH